TTAGGTTTTATTGATATGAAGTGTTAAAAAATCATATCCCTAATACATGTTTTAACTCAGAAATTTGAGAATCCCAAAGTTCTATGCTCTCGTCAATTTCATCTTCGTCTGCAAAGTCAGTAATTATGAGAGATAAATCATTTGTAAGTGCATCAATTTCAATTTTAAATTCAAAAAAGCTTTCTTTATCTTCGCTATCTAACCAATGGAATCGGATAAGACGATTGTCTTTTTTTGATAGAAGTTCTGCTTTTTGTTCCGAGCCATCCCACAAAAATGTATAGATATTTCCTTTTTGATTAACATCATCAGCAAACCATTCTGATAATCCGCTTGCACTGCTAAGACGATCGAAAACAACTTTTGTAGAAGCTTGAAGTACGTATTCCAGTTCAAATTTTTTCATTGATTGGGCATAAATTTTTAATAATAAAATAGGAAAAGCCCTATTTTAACTAAGCTGTTTAAGTATAAAAATACAAGACTAAAATGGTGAAATGTAAGTCAATACTTAAAAATTGTTGCAAAGATACTTAAGAATTTTTGAAATATAAAAAACCTTATTAAAATCTTTGTATAATAATATACTGTTAATTCTTTAGAATAGTAAATATTACTTAAGTTAAGGGATTATTTTACAAAAAATAAATTTGTGAAAATAATTGATTTAAGAAAATAATCTGAATTGTTTTTTTTTTACAAAAAGGATTCTATATTTGCAGCCTGTTAGAAAAACGGCGAGGTAGCTCAGCTGGTTAGAGCGCGTGATTCATAATCACGAGGTCGGCGGTTCAAGCCCGCCTCTCGCTACAAAAAAAGGAAAACGATGAAAATTGTTTTCCTTTTTTTTTGATATTGCTTTAGGTTATAAAGTAAAGGATGAAAATTACAGACTTTTAAAAAAAAGAATTATTAGATTAAAGTGGGTTTTAGTAATCCGCATTGCCAATAATTAAGTGCATCGATATAATTTTTTAATTTTTTTTGATCTGTAATATTTCTGTAAAACAGAGACTTTAATAAACTAAGCTAATTATCATGAAATATTTTAAGGGAAAAGATTTTTTTTAGAAATAAAATGCATTTATATTTGCACCGCAATCAAGCAAAACGGCGAGGTAGCTCAGCTGGTTAGAGCGCGTGATTCATAATCACGAGGTCGGCGGTTCAAGCCCGCCTCTCGCTACAAAAAAAGGAAAACGATGAAAATTGTTTTCCTTTTTTTTTATGTATTTGTTTGAGTAAAATTAAATCCTTTATCTTTGCTATCCTCTAAAATTTTAAACATCTATATCATGACAAATAATTGGTTTGAATGCAAAGTAAAATACGTTAAAGTTGACGAAGTATCTGGAAAAGAGAAGAAAGTTTCGGAGCCATATTTGGTTGATGCAATGTCTTTCACAGAGGCTGAAGCTCGAATTCACAAAGAACTAGAGCAAATGATTAGTGGTGAATTTAATGTAACCAATATTAGTAAGTCTAACGTTATAGAACTATACCCAAACGAAAATGGCGATCGCTGGTATAAGGCAAAAGTTTCCTTTGTTGATGTTGATGAGGCTTCAGGAAAGGAGAAGAAAACGAATCAATATATGCTGGCAGAAGCTAATAATGTAAAACAAGCTTATGAGTTTTTGGAAGAATGCTTAAGTGATATGATTGTACCTTTCGAAATTCCTGCAATTAGTGAAAGTCCGATTATGGATATTTTTCCATTTTTTAGTGATGAGGTGAACGAAGAGATTCCAGAAAACTTAAAACCAATTTCGGAAATTGAGCCCAATGAAAATGATTTTGAATAAATATCAGTAAAATAAATAACAAAGAGCTTAGTTCCAATGAAGGAATTAAGCTCTTTTGTTTTATAATCAGCTTATAAAATTATAATTCTCTTTAAATATTTTTAATTAAGAGCTAAATCTTTAAGGGTTTTTATCCATTTGGGATGATCGTTTAAACTCTCAACCAATACTAAATCTTCCCCGCCATTTTCTTTGAATAATTCTCCATATTCCAAGCCTATTTCAATTGTAGTTTCTAGACAATCGGCTACAAATGCTGGGCTAAAAACCATAAGCTTTTTGGCTCCATTTTTGGCTAATTTCTCAATTACTTTATCAGAAAATGGTTCCAACCAGTTTTTGTCTAATCGCGATTGAAAAGCTACGGTATATTTTTCTTCAGGGATATTTAGTTTCTTTGCCAATAATCTGCTGGTTTCAAAGCAAGTTGCCTTATAGCAGAAGTAATCGGTATTAGGCATAAATTGTTTATGGCAATTGCAATTGTGGCAATTTCTATTCGGATGCACTTTATTTATTTGTCGGATAGGTAAACCATGATAGGAGAAAATAAAGTGATCAAATTGGCTTAAATCGTACTTATTTGCATTATCTGTAATTGTATTAAGATATCCTTCATGGTCGAAAAACTGATTTACCAATTTAATTTCAGGAATCACCTCCCAATTTTTGATAATATTCATCGCTTTCTCAAATGTTGAACCTGTTGTTGATGAGGCATACTGAGGATACATGGGAAGAATTACCAGTCGATCGGGCATATTTTGTCGAATATTTTCCAAAACCTTGTCCATTGAAGGTTCCTGATAGCGCATTGCTAATTCTACTGTGTAATTCTCGTTTAATTCCTGTTGAAGTAAATCTTTTACTTTTTCACCATAAATCATCAATGGTGAACCATCTTTTGTCCACAATTGTTTGTAGATTTTCGATGATCCTTTGGCACGAAAAGGGACAATAATTAGGTTGACTAGTAATTTACGTAGCAACCACGGAATGTCAATAACCCTTTTATCGTTTAAAAACTCGAAAAGATAGGTTCGAACATCTGAAACATTAGGGCTTTTGGGTGTTCCCAGATTTAAAAGTAAAATTGTGGTTTTCTTAGGCATATCAATTAGGATTCATGCGAGTTGTGAAAATAAAGATATCTTCAATGTAAATTAATATATTTTTTTGACTTGATACAATAATTTGGAACTAGAATGAGTATGCTTACTCAAGCCAATTTATTCCTTTTTTTAAAAGTAGACATGTTTTTTCTTCTTTCGATCCTTTTAAAATTTCATATTGGTAGGTCCATTTTACTTCGGGTGGCATGCTTACAAGAATCGATTCTGTTCTGCCATTGGTATCTAAGCCAAATTGAGTTCCTTTATCTAACACCAGATTAAATTCTACATATCTGCCTCTGCGATGTAATTGCCATTCCTTTTCTTTTGCAGAATAAGGTTTATTGGCATTTTTAGTCATAATTCTGCAATAAAGCGGTGCAAATAAATTGCCAACATCCATTACAAAGCTAAATATTTCATCTTTACTCATTCCCTTATCATCATTTAAATGATCGAAGAAAATACCGCCTATTCCTCTTGTTTCTTTTCTAAATGGGATGTAAAAATACTCGTCGGCCCAGGTTTTAAACTTGTTGTAAAAATTTTTGTGATAGCGATCGCAAACTTCTTTTAATTTGATATGAAACTCCCGGGCTTCAGTTCTATCTATGTATATAGGAGTTAGGTCGATACCGCCGCCAAACCAAAAAGTGCCATCTTCTAATTCAAAGTAGCGCACATTCATGTGTACAATTGGAACATGTGGATTTTCGGGATGTACAATTAAGGAAACTCCTGTAGCATAAAAATTATTGGCACTTAGCTTTAATTTGTCTTTAATTTTATGTGGAAGCTTACCATGAACAGCAGAGAACTGTACGCCACCTTTTTCAATAATATCACCATTTTTTATTACACGACTACGACCACCACCGCCACCTTTTCTTTCCCATTTATCTTCTTGGAATAAAGCTTTTCCATCATTTTTTTCTAAAGCCTTACAAATTCTATTTTGTAGTTCTTTAAATCGTTCTGTTATCTGATTTTTGTTCATAGAGTAATTTACAGGCTATTGTTATATTGATTTATTAACTGCTTTTTTCTTAAAGAATCTACCTATCATTTTTTTTTCAAAATTCCAGAAAAAAGGAAATTGTCCCAGTAAACTGCCTACTATCAGTAATAAAATCTGATAAGTTGGTGTAATAATTAGAATGCTTAAAATAATGCGTAGCAGTATGTGAGTATCAGAACCTATGGAAAAATATTCGAAAATAGGATTTCGAACCAGTACCGAAATACTTCCGGTTACTGAAAATGTTATGAGAATTAAAATCAATTGAAAATTGGAAGTAATATTCCAGCGCTTTTTAAGTTTTTCAAACATGAAAAGTTATTTAGAATTATTTTAGATAAACAAATATAATATAAAATACCTTTTAGTCTGAAATAGAGAGGAGAATTTTATTGATATGCTGATTTGAAAGGAATTTTTAAATTTTTCAAAAAAAATGCTAGAGTCCAAGTTTATTGGACACTTCTCGCATAACTTTATGGAGGATTTAAAATTCGGCCGATTTTAATGACTAGAGATGTTAATGAAGTAACGTTAGTTGCTTTGAGTTTTTAATTGTTAAAATTTAATATTATGAATTTAGAAGAATTTGGTGTTCAGGAAATGAATGTACAGGAAGTTAAGGCTATTGATGGTGGATCGTGGTATTCAGAACTTGCAGAAGGTATTCAATCTGGCAGTGGACGTAAGGCTACAAGAGACTATGATGGTTGGGGGTAGTATTGGGTAGGATATGGATTAGGAGTAAGTATGGCGTCATCAGTAGAGTAAGAATTGTATAAAACAAGAGGCTGCCTTTTGGGACAGCCTCTTTCTATATTTTAATTTGCTTATTTAGCAACTCTTTCTAGCCATTTTACCATACCAAGCATAACAAACATTGAAAGTCCACATGCAGCTACAAATACAAACCAAGTTAACCACATTGGGCTATAGGTGTACAAGAGTCCGCCAATAAATAGGAATAAATTACCTACTGCTGTTGCAGCTAACCAAGCTCCTTGCATAATTCCTTGCATGTGAGGAGGAGCAACTTTCGATACAAAAGCAAGTCCTAATGGGCTGATAAATAATTCAGCAATTGTCAAAATGAAATACAAACCAATCATTACCCAGGGTGTTAATTTCATTGCGTCAAGAGCTTCAGGTGACATTGAGGCAAGCTCGGCTTTATTTGGAACTGCGAAAGAGAAAACCATTAAAAATACATAAGCCAAAGCTGCAATTCCCATACCGAAAGCAATTTTTTTCGG
This genomic interval from uncultured Marinifilum sp. contains the following:
- a CDS encoding START-like domain-containing protein is translated as MKKFELEYVLQASTKVVFDRLSSASGLSEWFADDVNQKGNIYTFLWDGSEQKAELLSKKDNRLIRFHWLDSEDKESFFEFKIEIDALTNDLSLIITDFADEDEIDESIELWDSQISELKHVLGI
- a CDS encoding DUF4494 domain-containing protein; the protein is MTNNWFECKVKYVKVDEVSGKEKKVSEPYLVDAMSFTEAEARIHKELEQMISGEFNVTNISKSNVIELYPNENGDRWYKAKVSFVDVDEASGKEKKTNQYMLAEANNVKQAYEFLEECLSDMIVPFEIPAISESPIMDIFPFFSDEVNEEIPENLKPISEIEPNENDFE
- the hemH gene encoding ferrochelatase produces the protein MPKKTTILLLNLGTPKSPNVSDVRTYLFEFLNDKRVIDIPWLLRKLLVNLIIVPFRAKGSSKIYKQLWTKDGSPLMIYGEKVKDLLQQELNENYTVELAMRYQEPSMDKVLENIRQNMPDRLVILPMYPQYASSTTGSTFEKAMNIIKNWEVIPEIKLVNQFFDHEGYLNTITDNANKYDLSQFDHFIFSYHGLPIRQINKVHPNRNCHNCNCHKQFMPNTDYFCYKATCFETSRLLAKKLNIPEEKYTVAFQSRLDKNWLEPFSDKVIEKLAKNGAKKLMVFSPAFVADCLETTIEIGLEYGELFKENGGEDLVLVESLNDHPKWIKTLKDLALN
- the hemF gene encoding oxygen-dependent coproporphyrinogen oxidase, whose amino-acid sequence is MNKNQITERFKELQNRICKALEKNDGKALFQEDKWERKGGGGGRSRVIKNGDIIEKGGVQFSAVHGKLPHKIKDKLKLSANNFYATGVSLIVHPENPHVPIVHMNVRYFELEDGTFWFGGGIDLTPIYIDRTEAREFHIKLKEVCDRYHKNFYNKFKTWADEYFYIPFRKETRGIGGIFFDHLNDDKGMSKDEIFSFVMDVGNLFAPLYCRIMTKNANKPYSAKEKEWQLHRRGRYVEFNLVLDKGTQFGLDTNGRTESILVSMPPEVKWTYQYEILKGSKEEKTCLLLKKGINWLE
- a CDS encoding DUF6787 family protein, with amino-acid sequence MFEKLKKRWNITSNFQLILILITFSVTGSISVLVRNPIFEYFSIGSDTHILLRIILSILIITPTYQILLLIVGSLLGQFPFFWNFEKKMIGRFFKKKAVNKSI